In Suricata suricatta isolate VVHF042 chromosome 14, meerkat_22Aug2017_6uvM2_HiC, whole genome shotgun sequence, one DNA window encodes the following:
- the RFC5 gene encoding replication factor C subunit 5 translates to METPAKQEQQQPAAAKIRNLPWVEKYRPQTLNDLISHRDILSTIQKFISEDRLPHLLLYGPPGTGKTSTILACAKQLYKDKEFGSMVLELNASDDRGIDIVRGPILSFASTRTIFKKGFKLVILDEADAMTQDAQNALRRVIEKFTENTRFCLICNYLSKIIPALQSRCTRFRFGPLSPELMVPRLEHVVEEEQVDLSEDGMKALVTLSSGDMRRALNILQSTNMAFGKVTEETVYTCTGHPLKSDIANILDWMLNQDFTTAYRNITELKTLKGLALQDILTEIHLFVHRVDFPSSVRVHLLTKMADIEYRLSVGTNEKIQLSSLIAAFQVTRDLIVTEA, encoded by the exons ATGGAGACCCCAGCgaagcaggagcagcagcagcccgCGGCGGCCAAGATCAGAAACCTGCCCTG GGTTGAAAAATACCGGCCGCAGACACTGAATGATCTGATTTCTCATCGGGACATTTTGAGTACCA TTCAGAAATTTATTAGCGAAGACCGACTGCCGCACCTGCTTCTCTATGGCCCTCCAGGGACAGGAAAGACCTCCACCATCCTAGCCTGTGCCAAACAGCTATACAAAGATAAGGAATTTGGCTCCATGGTCTTGGAG CTGAATGCTTCAGATGACCGAGGAATAGATATTGTTCGGGGACCGATCCTGAGCTTTGCCAGCACAAGGACAATATTTAA GAAAGGCTTCAAACTAGTGATCTTGGATGAAGCTGACGCCATGACCCAAGACGCCCAGAACGCCCTGAGGAGAG TGATTGAGAAATTTACCGAAAACACCAGATTCTGCCTCATCTGTAACTATCTGTCGAAGATCATCCCTGCCTTGCAGTCCCGCTGCACGAGGTTCCGATTCGGTCCTCTGAGTCCAGAACTCATGGTGCCCCGCCTGGAACACGTCGTCGAAGAAGAGCA gGTGGATCTGAGCGAGGACGGGATGAAAGCCCTGGTGACGCTGTCCAGCGGAGACATGCGGAGGGCTCTGAACATCCTGCAG AGCACCAATATGGCCTTTGGGAAGGTGACCGAGGAGACTGTCTACACTTGCACTGGGCACCCGCTCAAGTCCGACATCGCCAACATTCTGGACTGGATGTTGAATCAAGACTTCACGACTGCCTACAGAA ACATCACAGAGTTGAAAACACTGAAGGGGCTGGCGCTACAGGACATCCTGACAGAGATACACTTGTTTGTGCACAGAG TTGACTTTCCATCTTCAGTTCGAGTGCATTTATTGACCAAAATGGCAGACATTGA